From Apium graveolens cultivar Ventura chromosome 9, ASM990537v1, whole genome shotgun sequence, the proteins below share one genomic window:
- the LOC141686633 gene encoding putative glycosyltransferase At5g20260 has translation MSSELGRICQLETRRWVWLIAVVFAVVVMAQYVELPYGNIISSILPDGRTQISAKGSSLPGDLSTYPNKSSNPTELDNLNSTPTTLSNEKTDTAIITEKKNSTQESDFSLVSNSALDNPSPTSKPEDNVVPTQENGISSDSSMSPSFASSEMSPTGVNLTTKDDTQGKLHNWDEPGTPQINNNSSVRERPKSQEATVLSISEMRDMLKKNRASSHSMGPRWSSAVDEGLLDTKSQIESAPTIKNDQGLYAPLYRNASMFRRSYELMERTLKVYIYKEGKRPIFHHPPPVLAGIYASEGWFMKLLQENKHFVTKNPNEAHLFYLPFSSRTLEEALYVPDSHSHKNLIKYLDKYLDLLVAKYPFWNRTGGADHFLVACHDWAPALTQIRFNNCIKALCNADIKEGFRLGKDVSLPETMVRSKKNPLRDIGGKAPRQRPILAFFAGQMHGYLRPVLLQQWQDKDPNIKIFKKLPKSKKNRVYAEYMKSSKYCLCPKGYEVNSPRVVEAIYFECVPVIISDNFVPPFFEILNWESFAVFIPEKDLPNLKNILLSISDRRYQVMQQRVKQVQQHFLWHTQPIKYDIFYMILHSVWLNRVFQV, from the exons ATGAGTAGTGAATTAGGTCGTATATGCCAGTTGGAAACAAGGAGATGGGTGTGGTTGATTGCGGTAGTGTTTGCAGTTGTCGTAATGGCTCAGTATGTGGAACTTCCGTATGGTAATATTATATCGTCTATACTACCTGACGGTAGGACTCAAATATCGGCAAAGGGCAGTTCCCTGCCCGGTGATCTATCTACTTACCCAAACAAATCCAGCAACCCAACAGAATTAGATAATCTGAACTCTACTCCTACAACATTGTCTAATGAGAAAACTGATACAGCAATAATTACCGAGAAGAAGAATTCAACCCAAGAAAGTGACTTCTCCCTTGTATCCAATTCTGCGTTAGATAATCCTTCACCAACTAGTAAGCCAGAAGATAATGTTGTCCCAACACAAGAAAATGGAATTTCCAGTGACAGTTCTATGTCCCCTTCATTTGCATCATCTGAAATGTCTCCAACTGGTGTAAACTTGACGACGAAGGATGATACACAGGGAAAACTTCACAACTGGGATGAACCTGGGACTCCACAAATCAATAATAACTCTTCTGTGAGGGAAAGGCCCAAGAGTCAAGAAGCCACTGTTCTATCTATATCTGAGATGAGAGATATGTTGAAAAAGAACCGTGCTTCATCCCATTCAATG GGACCACGATGGTCATCAGCAGTTGATGAGGGACTACTTGACACGAAATCACAGATTGAGAGTGCTCCTACCATTAAGAATGACCAAGGCCTGTATGCTCCTCTTTATCGGAATGCGTCTATGTTTAGGAG GAGCTACGAATTAATGGAACGGACTCTTAAAGTGTACATCTACAAGGAAGGGAAAAGACCAATTTTTCATCATCCTCCGCCAGTGCTTGCTGGAATATACGCTTCTGAGGGCTGGTTTATGAAGCTTCTGCAAGAAAATAAGCATTTTGTAACTAAAAACCCAAATGAAGCACACCTCTTTTACTTGCCTTTCAGTTCACGTACGCTAGAGGAAGCTTTATATGTTCCTGATTCTCACAGTCACAAAAACTTGATCAAATACTTGGACAAGTACCTTGACCTGCTTGTTGCGAAGTACCCGTTCTGGAACAGAACTGGTGGAGCTGATCACTTTTTAGTTGCTTGTCATGACTGG GCACCAGCTTTAACACAAATACGTTTCAACAATTGCATTAAAGCGCTTTGCAATGCTGATATTAAAGAAGGTTTTAGATTGGGCAAGGACGTGTCTCTTCCAGAAACCATGGTTCGTTCAAAGAAGAATCCCTTAAGAGACATCGGAGGCAAAGCTCCGCGCCAACGACCCATACTTGCTTTCTTTGCTGGCCAGATGCATGGATATCTCCGTCCTGTGTTATTACAACAATGGCAAGACAAAGACCCTAACATCAAGATCTTCAAAAAACTTCCCAAGTCCAAGAAAAATAGAGTCTATGCTGAGTACATGAAGAGCAGTAAGTACTGTTTATGTCCAAAGGGTTATGAAGTGAACAGTCCGAGAGTAGTGGAGGCAATCTACTTTGAATGTGTACCTGTAATAATCTCTGATAACTTTGTGCCACCGTTTTTTGAGATTTTGAACTGGGAATCATTTGCTGTTTTCATACCAGAAAAGGATCTTCCAAATCTGAAGAACATTCTTCTCTCAATATCAGACAGAAGGTATCAAGTAATGCAACAGAGAGTGAAGCAGgtacaacaacattttctttgGCATACCCAGCCTATAAAATACGACATATTTTATATGATACTCCACTCTGTGTGGTTAAACCGAGTTTTTCAGGTATAG